The following nucleotide sequence is from Trifolium pratense cultivar HEN17-A07 linkage group LG2, ARS_RC_1.1, whole genome shotgun sequence.
GTCTGAATGAATACTATAAAGAATCTCAGCTAAAATTGTGTCGCTTTTCTATAAATAAAGCAttaacttttgtcaaaaaataggGAAAATATGTACAAGAAGATAATTATCATGGCGTGTACTCTTAAAATACATTCCATAAATGTaacccaataaaaaaaatacattccataaaattcacatttacaaaactaaaacgaaaagAAATCAAAGGATAaagataaaaattgtttttatttttgaaaggaaagattttatttttgaccAATTTTGAAAGGAAAGATAACAACTACTACCACAACCTAATTATATTCCTCATGATTtctcacccaaaaaaaaaactcattattcgtggaaaaaaaagaaatatacaaTCAGCACATGTTTCAATTTATCCTTATCTCTgatttaaaaagaaataaattatgaaaaaaaaatcaaccttCTTATCACCTAGTATTAACTTCGCACAACTACCAAGTCAATACTTTCATTTTGACTTTctaaaaaatacttcaaatatTGATACAACtgtaattgatttttttaaaataagaattaaaataataaagtttttcttacggtaattaaaataataaagttaaatttaaaataataaagttaaatttGGAATAATGGGTAAAAATTTATAAACTCATATGTTACTTaaataacatttaaaaaaaatataggcttaattgcagttttggccccccaagttttataattgtgcgattttaacCCCTTAAGTTTaacaattgtgcgattttggcccctcaagtttcaattgtgcgattttatCCCCCTAAGTCTGAAAGAAAAACTTTTTGtcaaacatattttattttatcaaacaagtttATAAGTTAATCTAATAAGTTACAAACTAACTTATTTGTTACCAAAGAGACAATTTAATCTTCTAAAAAAAGTAGAGTAGATATGCACAAATTAAGGGTGtgttttttaaacttttaaaaaaatgattttattctgaaaaaaatatagagatttttaagaaaattttaagctatttttttgtttgtttactatttaaaaagtttttttaaaagcaaaataGGTGTAGATTAGAAGGTTGAGccctaaatatattaaaaaaagaaagataaagagAATATAACAAACCGGGGGACATAAACCAAACTCAGTCAAACCACATAAACGCCCAAAAGGTATACAAAACATTTTAAAAGTGgttaaaaatagaaatgaagATACACACAACACAAGCATTATCCAGTGAACCCGCGTACTCACGCAAAAGAAAATAGCGAAAAAAGTGTTGTATGAACCTTCAAAACTCAAATAGGCGAATAAATTTACCGCCAACACCGATCAATTCATGTACCAACGGTGCCCTGCAAAACTACATCAAGCATAGAAGCGCTTCACACCAACACTCCAAGTTAGAGACAAGGATATAGAGAAAGGTCGTGAGTCTGACCGCCAACATGTTAACAGATTCACAAGCCAATAACTCACTTTCACAAAAACATCAAGGTCAAACGCCATTTCTAACTATACACTCAGAACCACCGGGGCAGCGGAGATAAAGCAACCACACTATACACTCAGGTTCCCTTAAAGGTTTCCATTTTTGCGTGGCGTTTACTgcgtgacaggttgcccacTAAGTCAAACCTTGTTACTAGAGGCATATTATCTTCTGCAGCTCATTTGTGTGTATCTGGTTGCGGTGTGGTAGAGTCGGctcatcacttattcatctctTGCAACacttttggttctctttgggatCTAGTTCGGACTTGGATTGGTATTTCTTCGGTAGTTTCTACTTCTATCCgggatcattttgttcagtttactctCTCAGCTGGTGGATCTAGAGCACGTCGGTCTTTTTTACAACTCATTTGGCTTGCTAGCGTATGGGTTGTGTGGACGGAAAGAAACCACAGGTTATTCAGAGGCTCAGTCAGCACTATTTATCAGTTGTtagacaagatcaagcttttttcctataggtggttgaagacgacgagcgTTACTTTAGTCgcaaactaccatagttggtggtctagtgtCTTTTAttatgtttgggccttgtatgattgtttattttctttctgtGACTATTTGTAAACTCTGGTAGTCTatgttggtacatcttgtgCTAATGAGACTtgtttgttaatatatctcattttggcttgttcagaagaagaaaaaaaaccacacTATGCAAACCCAAAAAGAAGGCTACGGAGCCGCCAGGAAAAACAGATGTGATAATTAATTTTccatttaaaaagttttttttatttatttttaaatatgaattGAATCTCCTGTATACCTAAGTTCCTTGTTCTTAGGATTAGTGTTTCATTTCAAggttaaaaatgattttttttttaaccactaAATTATATATAGTACAGTATATTTCTACAGTATTAGTATCATTTATTTACAAATACTGTAGTACAAATCTAAATATAGAAACATAATTTTAGTGGCACTACACTGCCGTTTCTTTGAGTCAGTGATGACTTCTAGAAAAGATGATGCTCTTATCAGAAACATCAAGAAAGGCAAAACCTTCCAACACCAACCAACCCCACCACccaactttatttatttttctcatttcacATTCTCCACACAAactctctctttttctctctcacTTTCTTTAGAAATACACGCAAACACgcaattttcctttttttagttTCAAATTTTGACATCAAAGTTTTACTCACTCACACTCTTGGTGCCTTTTCGTGTTTGTTTCACGTTGTTGATCCCTTTATTAGAAAATAATGTCAATTAATTTAAACTTAATAggaaattattatataattaaaaaaatgagcaagaaatgaaaataattttactaagatatttttattatttattgatatatttattttactagcATAAATTAGATGatacaattaattaaaaaattataataatattatttaaaaaaaattatattaaaaatcgGAATGAATAGGTAATTTTGAGACTTTTTTCAATGGGTCACTTATTTTGtgccaaataaaatataatttttttgttacaataaacCGGGGATCGAACCAATGATCTATATAGATTACtcaaactcctcaccactagatTAAACCTATTagcttaaatataaatttttttgttgaacaaGTGTTTGCACAATAACTTCTAATATAAGTGAACAATTTTTTATGATCAtataattagaaataaaataatgaaaccGATATTTCGTGTGCAACTTCCCATCATATGATATCatattctaaaaataataaataactcTATGCAAGCCAGGGTGGTCATTTTCTCAGTTAAAGACTTAATCCTTATTCCTTAGTAGTATTATATTTTTGCcgaaaagaataaaaatttgattcCCTCAATTAATTAACtttctatttttagttttttaattaaaaaactcaTCATGACCTGGAAAGTTATATACaacaatttattaaaaaaaatcaattcattaataaataaaattaataataattaaataaaaagaaacactgtttttttcttctattataATCTTTCTTTCTTATCAAGATTGAATTTCACttgcaaccaaaaaaaaaaaattaaaaaattaaaaaaaaattcactctcacacaaaaaatatatatagtatataagtGCATATCATATTATCATAAATCCTAATTTCTacataaatctttattttgtttttctcaactGAAGAGAGAGTTTCATTTCAGCAATTTGGTGTGATCATCACAAAACCttaaatttcagtttttttttaaaaaaatggttcTTTGAGAGTTGAAACTGCGCATGTTATGGATCTGGAAGGTGGAACTCGTCGAAATTCTTCCAAGGTAAGTAAATGGGCATGTTTCAAAACcttaaagttttgatttttcctTCATGGGTGGTTGTTCTATTTTCGATTCAAACAACGTTTTTTGGTTACTACACTGTTCTTTTGTTCtttctgttttttctttaatgtttttgtttttgggttTTGCAGAAAGATTCATGGAAAACAATTCTAACACTAGCATATCAAAGTATTGGAGTTGTTTATGGAGATTTAAGCATTTCACCTTTATATGTATTTAGAAGCACTTTTGGTGAAGGAATTGGACATTCAAATACAAATGAAGAGATTTTTGGTGTTTTATCTTTAGTATTTTGGTCTATCACACTTGTTCCTTTGGTTAAGTATGTATTCATAGTTTTAAAAGCTGATGATAATGGTGAAGGAGGTACTTTTGCACTTTATTCTTTGTTGTGTAGACATGCTAAAGTCAATTCTCTTCCTAATTGTCAATTGGCTGATGAAGAACTCTCTGAGTATAAGAAAGATGGTTGTGGTAGTAGTGGTGGTGGTGTTTCAAATGATAAAGGTTTTGCCTTTAGGCTTAAGTCTACGCTTGAGAAACGCAAGGTTTTGCAGAATTTTTTGCTTATTCTTGCTTTGATTGGAACTTGTATGGTTATTGGTGATGGTGTTCTTACACCTGCTCTTTCAGGTGATGATGAGATTAAGTTGTTTTGTGACATTTTCTTTTAGGGGTTCAATtactttttagaaaattttatctGATTTTAGGGTAAACAGTCATTTTGGTCTTTATCTCTGTGATTCGTTGTTACACAGGTAAAGACTATAGTGTGAAGAACTTATATATCTGGGGACCAAAATGACTGTTTGCTCgtgtttttacttttaattacaaaattgaCACTTGTTTTTGAATTTGCTTCCTGTTTGTAAGATTTGTATAGGAAATATTGAAGTCGGTAGTTTTTGTCTTTAGTGTTtgaaatagtaaataaaatttactttaGGGTCCTTTAAGTTAAAGTTACTGAGTTAGTTATATTGTATGAGTGCAGTTTTCTCAGCCATATCAGGATTAGAGCTTTCAATGTCCAAGGAGCATCATGCTTGTAAGTTTGATCGCCAATAGTAATTTATCTCTCAGTTGTTTATATGCTCTCTTTTTCTCAGTTTGGCTatgtttctttatatttttgttgGAATGTTTGTGAGAAAACTGTTTAAAGGATGAAACATGATGTTGAATTTGTCTCTGCACGTTTAAGGTGTGACATATATTTGTGTCCTTGAAAGTTTATATCCACATGATCACATGTGATGTATTCCCACACTCTGAGCTGCATACATGTACTGTATGTATGCTTTAGGCATATAACTTAAATAACAAGTGCAATGTGTTTGATTGGGCAGTGACATGATGAGCTGGaactttgaagtttgaactgtTGGAGTTTTCATTAATGGTCTTTCTTAATCTCAAAATTTGTCATTAATTAGTTGAAGCAAGGGTTATATGCCTAATTTCATTTCAATAGAGGTTTTTAAGGATACTAAGATCAATTCTGCTGCAAAAAGGTGCTATGTTGTTGCTAACCGGATATTGATGAGAAACAACAAAACACTAATAACCAAATATTGCTAAAATTATGAGTGGATAGTTGTTGAGTATGGCTCATAGTTACCGATAAGTGGGTTGTTGTTATGGAATATCGCATGTTCAATGTTTGCATTTTTTGCTTCCCTATCCTTTTATGCGATGTTTTTGTCAATTCAACATTGTACTATTTTATTTGACGAGGACACAAGGAGGAATCACTTGAAAAATTGATATTCTGCAGTAATATGACTTCTTTTAACGTGCAGACCCATCTCAAGATTTTATACTTTTGACAAATTAGATTTTGGTTCTTGAATAATATACTTACGAGAAAGAATTAAAGAAACCGAAAGAAGTGTTGCCGTCCTATTACTCCTTAATTTTTTCCCGTCCATtctatgtctttttttttacttttatctGCAATTCAAATTTTGACGCAACTCTGCTTTATCTGAAAGATGTGTGGCACATTCCTCACTGATATTGCTTTCGAAACTTGTTACTGACAGATGTAGAAGTTCCAGCTGCATGCATCATATTGATAGGCTTGTTTGCGCTTCAACATTTTGGCACGCATAGGGTTGGCTTCTTGTTCGCTCCGATAGTTATCGCGTGGCTATTTTGCATCAGTGTCATtggaatatataatatattcttCTGGAACCCTCAGATATACCGCGCACTCTGTCCAATTTATGCTTTACGATTTATTCGGAAAACTCAAACTGGAGGTTGGATGTCCCTTGGCGGAGTTTTGCTGTCCATAACAGGTCTGTATGTTTGGTTGATGGCTAACTTATATTTTATGCCATTATTCTCACCATTTCTTTTTCACATATACAGGATCAGAAGCCATGTTTGCTGATCTTGGGCACTTCTCGCAATTATCAATCCAGGTATACTATTCGAaatttggtttgtttaataAAGTATAATCAAATGTAACTGATATTCGATATAACAATACATTAGGATGTGTTATGTCTTGCAATTTCAATCTGTTTGGATTTGTTATCATAACTGGATCACTCCAAAAGTTGTAATGTATCTCGCTTGATATGATAAGTGTTAACATCGCTTCTAATATTAGTTTTAGACCCTATTTGGAGAAACATCTTAATAAAGCACTTATCATATACTAGTAACTAGTAAGTACTTATATACAGACTCTTTCTAttagaacaaagaaaaaataaagatcaaaacaacttatgagcATGTCATAAACTATTTGTACAAGCTCTCccaaatagtctcacaagtgcttatgccagtagataagctcaaataagtcattCCAAATAGGCTCACAGTCATAGTTAAATAGCTTTTGGAAATGCTTATTTAGTTAACATCTCTTTTGCAGATTGCTTTTACTTCTGTGGTTTATCCATCTTTAATTCTTGCATATATGGGACAAGCTGCTTATCTATCAAGACATCATGAAATTGAGCACGCGTATCACTTCGGATTTTATGTATCTGTTCCAGGTAGGTGTTGCATAATCAATTCATTTTTAGGTAGGATGTAGGTAATGAAAGGTTTCTCGTCACAGCTAATTGACGGTTTTCACGCTTTTGCTTTCCAGAAAAATTGAGATGGCCTGTTCTTGTATTAGCCGTATTTGCTGCAGTTGTGGGAAGCCAAGCCATAATAACTGGAACGTTCTCTATTATCAAGCAATGTTCTGCTTTAAATTGCTTCCCAAGAGTTAAAGTCATTCACACATCATCCAAGATTCATGGACAAATATATATCCCTGAGATCAATTGGCTATTGATGCTCTTGTGTTTGGCTGTTACGATTGGTTTCAGAAACACGCAGCATCTCGGTCACGCCTCAGGTATATGACAATGATTTCAAACTACACACAGACACATTAATTTTGTAGCAATATGATAAGGAACTAGCAGACTCAAGAGGATGCATTTTTCTATAAGATATAATAGAATTTTGAGTGCAGTATACAGTAACATTGCCGCTTTTATAATAAgctatgtagcaccgacacttcagattgaaggcGTGTTTGTCGTCTAACATGTGTGTTGGTCACAACACCAACAAATTTGGTTACATTttgttatttcattttctcaaaattttacTGGTGTCGACGTGCCAGTGTTTGTATCTGTGTCTGTGTTTCATATTAATTAGCATGGGTTTTATGTACTTCAGCATGTAATCGGTGATATATTTGAGTTGGGATATCATAGCTGACATAATGCTATTTGCTGAACAGGTTTGGCAGTTATTACAGTGATGCTGGTCACCACTTGTTTGATGTCTCTGGTTATTGTACTGTGCTGGCACCAGAATGTTCTCTTTGCACTCGCATTTGTTCTCTTCTTCGGCACCCTTGAGTCTCTCTTCTTCTCGGCTTCTCTTACCAAGTTCTTACAAGGAGCATGGGTGCCAATTGCATTGGCATTTGTATTTATGACGGTCATGTATGTTTGGCATTACGGCACACTCAAAAAGTACGAATTTGATGTTCAAAACAAGGTTTCCATCAACTGGCTACTCGGAATTGCTCCAAGCATAGGTATTGTACGAGTGCGTGGGGTCGGACTTATACATACAGACCTAGTATCAGGCATTCCTGTTATCTTCTCCCACTTTGTGACCAACTTGCCAGCCTTCCACCAGATCCTAGTCTTTCTCTGCATCAAACATGTGCCGGTACCGCACGTCAGACCCGAGGAAAGGTTTCTAGTCGGCCGTGTCGGTCCGCGAAATTTCAGAATCTATCGGTGCATAGTACGGTATGGTTACCGCGATATCCACAAAGACGATATTGAGTTTGAAAATGACCTTTTGTGCAGCATAGCCGAGTTCATTCGCACAGGAAGCGTTGGACTATCCTCAAACGAGGAGCtcgaaaaaattgaaaaaatgacaGTTGTTGGGACATATTCTGCACAAACTATTTTGAGGAGTGACAATAATGTGGATAATAATTTCGACTCAGAAGAAACGTCATCCGAGCTTAAGGAGATAAAGTCACCTCAAGTGATTCAACAGAAGAAAAAGGTGAGGTTTTTGGTACCAGAGAGTCCAAAAATAGATTCAGAAGCAAAAGAAGAATTAGAGGAAGTGATGGAAGCAAGAGAAGCTGGAATAGCTTACATTATAGGACATTCATACATGAAGGCTAAACCAGGGTCTAGTACTATAAAGAAAATAGCTATTAATTTTGTGTATGAATTTCTAAGGAGGAATAGTAGAGCACCTTCATTTGTACTTGGTGTACCTCATGCATCATCTTTAGAAGTTGGTATGATGTACCAAGTTTaaattttggtttaaaaaatgATAGAGTTATTATCAATGTACATATTTTTCTTGTTATATAGTTTAGTTAAAAAGGCCACACACCATTTCAAGTGGTGATAGATAGATAGTAGTGTACAAGTTTTTCTCTTCTTTATTACTGTTATACCTTTTCACTTACAATTCATTTGGCATTTTGTTTTTCCATTAAGGCAATAGTAATTTATATCTCAGTTGTTTATATGCTCTCTCAGTTTGGCTGAGTGTTTCTTTATACTTTTGTTGGAATGTATGTGAGAAATCTGTTTTAAGGACAAAACATGATGTTGCATTTGTCTCTGCACGTTTGAGGTGTGACCTATATTTACATCCACATTATCACACTTTGAGCTGCATGCATGTATGTACTGTATGTATGCTTTAGGCATATAACTTAAATAACAAGTGCAATGTGTTTGATTGGGCAGTTTTCGATTTGGGATCAGTGCTTGTAAAGAGTGTCCTTTGCAGAATGTCCTTGTGATGTCCTTGGGATTGGCGCTATATATACTTGTCGTCTTTGTTCGTCATCCACATCCAACTTTAGCGTTTTCAAATTGTTTCACATGTTTTTCGGATAAAATGGCTGATTCCTTCGATTCTCTATGCGACGCCGTGTCTGGTAAGGACTCTTGGTGGTTCTGAAGGCTGATAAGATAAATTCTCTTGAAATGGTGTTCATCAACGATATGGTTTGTTTCAAATTTCTTGAAATTCAGGTTCAATGCGTAGATATTTGAGTTAGGCTATAGTTGttagatatatatatttatggGGCCAAGtctaacatgaacaagtggttcatgtggtgcaccatgcacaagtttTAGATAacgttataacgaatacgaattttacaaaatcgaccgttagattgaaagattatatcatatagatcatccatgaaaacttttagaaaaattgaaaatgatttgatatgttattgagacccatcaaaattaacggtatttaataaaactcataaaccgttaattttgatgga
It contains:
- the LOC123908370 gene encoding potassium transporter 6-like, which encodes MDLEGGTRRNSSKKDSWKTILTLAYQSIGVVYGDLSISPLYVFRSTFGEGIGHSNTNEEIFGVLSLVFWSITLVPLVKYVFIVLKADDNGEGGTFALYSLLCRHAKVNSLPNCQLADEELSEYKKDGCGSSGGGVSNDKGFAFRLKSTLEKRKVLQNFLLILALIGTCMVIGDGVLTPALSVFSAISGLELSMSKEHHAYVEVPAACIILIGLFALQHFGTHRVGFLFAPIVIAWLFCISVIGIYNIFFWNPQIYRALCPIYALRFIRKTQTGGWMSLGGVLLSITGSEAMFADLGHFSQLSIQIAFTSVVYPSLILAYMGQAAYLSRHHEIEHAYHFGFYVSVPEKLRWPVLVLAVFAAVVGSQAIITGTFSIIKQCSALNCFPRVKVIHTSSKIHGQIYIPEINWLLMLLCLAVTIGFRNTQHLGHASGLAVITVMLVTTCLMSLVIVLCWHQNVLFALAFVLFFGTLESLFFSASLTKFLQGAWVPIALAFVFMTVMYVWHYGTLKKYEFDVQNKVSINWLLGIAPSIGIVRVRGVGLIHTDLVSGIPVIFSHFVTNLPAFHQILVFLCIKHVPVPHVRPEERFLVGRVGPRNFRIYRCIVRYGYRDIHKDDIEFENDLLCSIAEFIRTGSVGLSSNEELEKIEKMTVVGTYSAQTILRSDNNVDNNFDSEETSSELKEIKSPQVIQQKKKVRFLVPESPKIDSEAKEELEEVMEAREAGIAYIIGHSYMKAKPGSSTIKKIAINFVYEFLRRNSRAPSFVLGVPHASSLEVGMMYQV